The genomic window ACCTTCTCTTATGAAAATAATGCTCTTAAAAAAATAAACGGAGTCAGCGGTGGTTGGAATATGTCAAAAAGCAGTATTAATGACACTTATTTTCAATCGACTTACAGCGGTATTTTAGTTTATGATAATCCTGCGGATCTTTCACAATATAAAATTATAAAAGACCTTGCCAAACCAATAAAATATGTAGCGCAGAATAAAAAAAATGAAATCTGGGCTGCAGATAATTATCGCGGTTTATATCGTGTCCTGTTAGATGATAATTATAATACGCTCAAAGTTGAAAATGTCACACAGCAAAGCAAAATACAAAATGATTTCGGAATCAAAATTTTTGAATTTAGGAAAGAGATACTCTTTCTAATTAATAATACTTGGTATACTTATAATTCTATTTCTAATAAACTGGAAGAAAATGCATTGTTTAATGCCAGTTTTAAAAATGTAACAGACGTTGTTTCAATAGATGAAGATCATTTTATGGTTTTGCAAAACGATATATTATATCATATTTATGCCGAAGGAAATAAGTTTGTTTGGAATATCATTCAAGAAAAATATTATAAAGGAAAACTCATAAATGAAAATTTAAGAATCTTTAAAAAAGATAATTACTATTTGTTCAATCTGGACGATGGATTTATTTCGCTTAAGCTTGAGTATGAAAACAAACAAAATTCAAAAGTTGAAATAGAAGCCTTCAGCAATGATGTTTTAATTCCGAGTCAGTCAAAAATTAAATTTAATACAGAATTAAAGATAAATGTAATTTCAGGAATTTATGGCGCAAGTAAACCTAATCTGTTTTATAAGCTCGATAAAGAGAAAGATTTTGTTTCTATTTCAGATGGATTAATTATTCTAAACAATCTTAGCAGTGGTTATCATTCTGTAGAAATATTTAAGCACGATGGCGCTACTTATGATAAAGTTTCAACTTATAAATTTAAAGTTGCAGAACCGTGGTATTTTTCTTTTTGGATGATTCTCTTGTATCTACTAATTGTGGGAGCGGTTTTATTTTTCTATTACAAATGGAATAAACTGCGCTACATGCAAAAACTAAAATTGCAGGCAGAAGAATTAAAACATCAAAGAGAGATTCTTGAAATGGAGTTGAAGAAAGAAAACGAGATTAATCTTCAAGAATACGAAAAACACATTCTAGAACTTGAACTGCAGACAAAATCTTCCGAAGTTGCAGGCAAATCATTATCGATTGCTAAGCAGACTGAGATGATTGATAAAATTCAAGAAATTTTAGAGAAAGAAAAAGATTTCAGTAAGCTTAAAAGTGAAATTAAAAAAGCAATAAAGATTAATGAAGTTAATAAACACGAATGGGAAATATTTGAAACCAATTTGAATCAAATCCATAATGAGTTTATTATTAACTTATCAAAAAAATATCCGCACCTAACTCCAAAAGATATAAAACTGTGTGTTTATCTTAAAATGAACCTATCTTCAAAGGAAATTGCGCCTATGATGAACATCTCTTTTAGGGGAGTTGAATTGCACAGATACCGCCTTAGAAAGAAGTTAAGCCTAACCCAAGACGAAAACCTGTCCAAGTTTTTATTAAGTCTGTAAGATTTGATTTTGATTTTTACAGAATTTATATTTTTGCATACCAATTTTTGCATAATTCCAATACATCATTACTACATCATAAGGTTATGTTAACAAAATTTATTTAACATTTATTATGTTGATTTTCATTAGAATATGCTTGAATTTTAACACAATGATGTAGCTGTGTTGTAGTGGTAATTGATGTACTACAACGTTGTAATTGTTTAATTTGGCTCTACTAACTTAAACGATTACGTACTGTATGAAAAATTTTATTTTTAGCTTTTTAGCGCTCTTGTTGCTGCCATCATATATGATGGGGCAGGCACAAGCAATCAAAGGGAAGGTAGTAGACAGTAGTGGAATGGGAATTCCAGGAGCAATTATTAGCGCTCCAGAATCCAAAGCCTCTGCAGATGCTGACTTTGACGGTAATTTTACCATTAATGCTAAAGTTGGAGAAACTCTTAAGATCTCTATGCTTGGCTTCGATGCAGTTTCTGTGCCGGCAGCTGCAGGTGTAATGTCTATTACTTTAAAAGAAGCAGGCGATACTGCTTTAAAAGAAGTAGTTGTTATAGGATATGGTACCAGAAAGAAAATTGATAATACTTCTGCTGTAAGCTCATTAAAATCAGAAGAAATTACCAAAATGAAGGTAGCAAATGCAACTCAAGCTATTCAAGGTAAAGCGGCGGGGGTTCAGGTAACTGCTTCAAACACTCCTGGTGGAACACCTTCTGTTGTTATTAGAGGGGTTGGAACTGCATTAGGAGGAAGAAATCCTTTATATGTTGTTGATGGTATGCCAACTGACAATATAAATAACATTAATACTAATGACATTACTTCTTATGAAGTTTTAAAAGATGCTTCTGCTCTTGCTATTTATGGTACAAGGGGTGCAAATGGGGTTATCATGATTACTACTAAAGCAGGAAAAGGAAAATTGACTGTAGATGTTGATAGTTACAGTGGTTTTAAAACTGCTTTGAAAAAAGTAAAAATGGCTAACAGCGAGGAGTTTGCTCGTTATAGTAATGCCGCTTTTAATGATCCAAACAAATTTTCTTTAAATCAGCCAGTTAATACAAATTGGTATGATGCAATTACAAGAACAGGTACATTTACAGAAAATAATATTGCTATCTCTGGATCATCAGAAAGTGTTAAGTATTTTTTAAGTGCTGCCAACTACGAAGAGAAAGGAATTTTAAATGGAACAGATTATTCTCGTACAACTATTAGAAATAATAATGAGTATAAAATTTCAGACAAACTTAAATTAAGTCAAAATTTCAGTGTTACGTCTATTAAAAACACACCGAAACCATTATCTGCATTTACTACAGCTTATAGACAATCGCCTATAATTCCTGTACGTTTTGCTGATGGAAAATATGGTGTTCCATTTGTTAATAATGGAGTAGCTGCAGAAACGGGTTCACAATTCAATTCAGTTGGAAATCCAGTAAGTGCAGTAGATTTCAACGATGAAAAACAACAAACGGTTATTCTTCAAGGTGGTTTAAAATTAGATTATGATATTACAAAATCATTAAAATTTACATCTCAATTTAACGGAGAATTTTATACGTATAAACAATATAACTACGTAGATAATTTAGCTATTTGGTTAGCAGCAGATCCAAATAGAGTTGAATCAGGTTACGATACAAATAGTTTAAATATAAATACTTTAACTAGAAATAGAGATCAATATTTCAACTGGAATTTATCTAACTATTTAACTTACAATAAAGTATTTGCAGAAATTCACGATGTAGAAGTTACAGCAGGTATAGAAACGAATGTAATTGGTACAAGAGAAAAATTAACAGTTACCAGAAAAAATGTAGAAGCTAATTCTAACTACTGGGCACTAGACAATGTTCCTTACGGACCAAGTGTTGTAGGGTATGGTGATGTAGCATTAAGCCAAAAGAAATTATCATCTTATTTTGCCCGTTTCCAATATAAATTAATGGACAAATATCTATTGACTGGAACTGTAAGACGTGATGGATCATCTCAGTTTTCTGATGGAAATCGCTGGGGAACATTCCCGTCATTAGGTGCTGGGTGGATCGTATCTAAAGAAAACTTTTTGAAAGACTCTAAAACAATTAATTTATTAAAAATTAGAGGTTCTTGGGGTAAATTAGGAAATCAAAATGTTCCATTAAATAATCAAACATTTACATCAGGTTTAAATTATGGACCAGATTCAGGTCAGGGAATCAGTGTAGATTCATCTATTGATCCTAACTTATCTTGGGAAGTTGTAGAAGAACTTTCTGCAGGTTTTGATATTGAAATGTTTAACAACAGATTAAAAGGATCTTTCGATGTTTATGATAAAAATACTGAAAATGCAATTTTATATGTTATTCCTCTTTCAACTTCAGGATTGACACAAAGAACTGCTACTCACGTTGGGGAAGTATCTAATAAAGGTTATGAGATTTCTTTGCGTTGGGATGATAAAATTAATGACAATTTAAGCTACTGGGTAGGGGGTAACTTCTCTCATAATCAAAATAAATTGTCTAGTTTAAATAATCCATCGATTGCACAGATTATTGGGGGTAATTTAGGAAATGGACAAAATACTAAATTATTATATAATACATCTGTAGGACAGCCATTGGGTAGTTTCTTCATGTACGAATATGCGGGAGTTGATCCTGCAAATGGTCAAATGTTGTACTATAATGCAAGTGGAGACAAAGTTCCTCAAGGGTCATTAAATGAAGTTAATGATAAAAAATATTTTGGATCGGTTCTTCCAACTCTAAATTACGGAGTTACTTTAGGTTTAAATTATAAAAATATTGATTTCTCTGTTGATGGTTATGGAACAGGTGGAGCAAAAGTTTATAATGGTAAAAAAGCACAACGTTTTTCAGGTGAAAATATAGAAGCTTCTTTAACTAGAGATTTCTGGACTCCAACTAATACCACAGCTTCAAATCCAGCACCATTTAATTACGTTCCAGTTGCTTCAACTTATTACTTAGAATCAGCGGATTTCTTTAGAATTAACAACATTACTGTAGGATATAAACTTCCTTTAAAAGAAGATGGCTTTATCAGTTTCTGTAGACTATATGTGAATGCGGTTAATCCGTTTATTACTCAGAAATTCTCAGGATTTTCGCCAGAAGCGTTAGGGGATGGAGAATTAGTAACAGGTACTCAGGGTGTTGAGCTTGATGCTTACCCTTCATTGAGATCATTTGTTATTGGAGCAAATTTAAAATTTTAATATTATGAAAAGACTTTATATATCACTTTTACTTGCTGGGCTTCTCTTTTCAGGATGTTCAGATGATTTTTTAGATGTGGATCAAACGGATAAAATTCCAGTTGATATAGAATACCTTAATACAGATAGTAAAGCTACTGAATTGGTTACATCTATTTATAACCAGTTTTTATCTTGGGACATGTCATCTTTTGGATGGAACGCTGTTACAAGTATAATTTCAGATGATGCTGATAAAGGATCTGACCCTGGAGATACAGGAACAGATAAAGACGTTATTGATGCTTTAACTTACAATGCTTCAACTCCATCATTTGAAAGTGTTTGGAAAGCAAATTATGCAGGAATTAATAGATGTAATCAAGCATTAACATACCTTCCTCAATTAGATAAAGTTACGCCAGCATTAAAAAACAGATTAATTGGTGAAGCAAAATTTATGAGAGCTTTCATGTATTTTACATTAGTAAAAGGTTATGGAGGTGTTCCAATTGTAGACCGCTTAGCAAATACACCATTATCTGAAGAGGATAAAGTAATGCAGTTAACTCGAAAAACAGCTGCAGAAGTGTATACTTTTATTGAAAAAGATTTAGCTGAAGCAGCTGAATTATTACCAGAAAAAGGAACTTATTCTGGTAACGACAAACAAAGAGTTTCTAAAGGTTCTGCATATGCATTGTTAGCAAAAGTTAGCTTATACCAAAAGAAATGGCAGGAAGTAATTGATAACTGTGATAAAGTAACAGGTTATTCGTTAGTTTCAGATTATTCTTTGCAGTTTAAAAAAGAAGGAGAGTTTGGTTCTGAATCTATTTTTGAAATTAATGGTGTTGGTTCACCAACTTCAGATTTAAAATTAGGAATTGGTAATTATACTGTTTCTCAAGCGCCTAGAGGTGCTGGAGGATGGGGATGGGGTTTCAATACGCCATCACAAGGTTTAGCAGATGCTTATGAAGCAGGTGATGTTAGAAGAGCGGCTACAATTATCTTTAGAGGATCAGTTTTATATGATGGACGTGTAGTTGCATCAACTGTAACCAATCCAATGTATAACTATAAAGCTTATTCGTCTGATTTTTACAATGTTGAGTTTACAGATACTAATCTTAGATACTTAAGATATGCTGAAGTTTTATTAATGAAAGCAGAAGCATTAAATGAGTTAGGCCAAACAGGTGCAGCGACTCCTTTATTGAATCAAGTAAGACACAGAGCTAATTTAGGTGATACTCCTGCAGTTTCTCAAGCAGACGCTAGAACTGCTATCTGGAAAGAAAGAAGAGTAGAATTAGCTTTCGAACATGACAGATGGTTTGATCTTGTTAGAACTGGTCAGGCTCCTGCTGCAATGGCTGCTGACGGAAAAACTTTTATAGTTGGTAAACACGAATTGTTTCCAATACCAACATTCTTCATTAGAGAATCAGTAGGATACTCAAGTCAAAACCCTGGTGGTTATTAATTAATATTTTTTAATCACTCCCTTCAAACTTTTGAAGGGAGTGATTATTATTAAATTTTAAACTTTTATAATGATTAGAATTTCAGTTTTATTTTTAGCTTTTACTTTTTTTGGTTGTGGATCGAATGCGGATAAGGCAAAAGAAAATGCAGAAGAAAATACTTCTGGCGTTGCATTAACAGATGAGCAGCTATTGGATGCTGTACAAAAACAAACTTTTAAATATTTCTGGGATTACGCAGAACCCAATTCTGGTTTAGCCAGAGAGCGCTATCATCCAGACGGAAATTATCCTGAAAATGATTCAAATATTGTAACAACAGGGGGTTCTGGTTTTGGTTTAATGGCTTTGGTTTCAGGTATGTCTCAAGGTTATATTACCAAAGAACAAGGTGTAGAAAGACTGAACAAAATTGCAGATTTTTTAGGCAAAGCAGATCGTTTTCATGGAGCATGGTCTCATTGGATCGATGGAAATACAGGAAAAGTAAAACCTTTTGGAACCAAGGATAATGGCGGCGATTTAGTCGAAACTTCATTTTTGGTTGCAGGGATGATTACAGTTCGTGAATATCTTAAAGATGGTTCAGAAAAAGAAAAAGCAGTTGCTCAAAAATACGATGCACTTTGGAAAGGCGTGGAGTGGAATTGGTATACTAACAACAAAAATGTACTATACTGGCATTGGTCGCCTAATTACGCATGGCAAATGGATTTTCCATTAAAAGGATATAATGAATGTTTAATTACTTATGTAATGGCAGCATCTTCGCCGACATATTCTATTGATGCTAAAGCATATCATGAAGGATGGGCGAGAGGCGGGGACATCGTTTCTCCTAAAACAAAATATAACATTCCTTTAATTTTAAAACATAACGGTGCAGAAGAATTCGGTGGTCCTTTATTCTGGGCGCATTATTCTTATGTAGGTTTAGATCCAAATCAATTGAGCGATCAATATGCAAATTACTGGGATTTAAACGTAAATCAAACTAAAATAAATTATCAATATTGTGTTGAAAATCCAAACAAGGTTGAGGGATATGGTGCTGATTATTGGGGACTAACAGCGTCATATTCCAGAAACCCTGATGGTTCTATTGGATACAATGCACATATGCCAAGCAATGATCAAGGTGTAATTTCTCCAACCGCCGCAATAAGTTCAATTGTATATACGCCGAAAGAATCAATGGCTTTCATACGCAATCTATACGAAAACCATAAACAAGAAACTTGGGGCAATGCAGGTTTTTATGATGCTTTAAGTTTAGGAAATAAATGGGTTGCAAAACGTTATTTAGCAATCGATCAAGGTCCTGAAGTGGTGATGATAGAAAACTACAGAACTGGTCTATTATGGAAATTATTCATGAATGCTCCTGAAGTAAAACAAGGTTTGACAAAACTTGGATTTAAATCAGGAAAATATGGGATTTAAAAAACAAGCATGAAGTATAAATTAGTTTTTTTATCCCTGTTGATTTCGACATTTTGTTTTAGCCAAAGTGAAACAAGTGGAAAAATTAACACCGTCATAATGGCAAAGTATGAGTTGGGCTATGTGTTACATAAACCTGCAAATACAAAAGAAAAAAAGCCTTTAATAGTTTTTATCTCTGGAGATGGGGAAAAAGGAACTGATCTTGAAAAAGTAAAAATTAATGGTCCTTTAAAATATCTAAAAACGCATCAATTAGAAACATACGTTTTGGCTCCTCAATGTAAAGAAGATGAAAACTGGGATATAGAATCGATTTATCAGCTGATTTTAAAAATCCAGAAAGAAAACAAAATTGATTCAGAAAGAATATATGTTACTGGTTTGAGCTCAGGCGGCTGGGCTTCATGGAATTTGGCTTTTGCACATCCGGATCTATTTGCAGCAAACGTACCTGTCGCTGGTTTTGTAGATTTAATTCAGTTAGAGCACGCTTGTGAAATAGCCAATATTCCAACCAGAATTTATCACGGATTATTGGATGATGTTGTAAACGTGAACTATGCGATCACGATTTACAAAGAATTGAAAAAATGTAATGCAAAAGATGTAAAGCTGACCATTTTTGATGATGCCAATCACGACAGCTGGACAAGAGTTTATGATAATGCAGCAATCTATGACTGGATGTTACAGCAGAGAAAAACGAATACAAACAAATAAATTAAATAGAATGAAAAACAAATTAGTCTTACTTTTTTTAGGATGTGCTGTTTTGGGTTACGCTCAAAAAAAGAACACTAAAAATACAGTGAAAATTAAACCAAAGTCTGAATTTGTAGCAGAGTTAATGTCAAAAATGACTCTAGACGAGAAATTGGGTCAGTTAAACTTGCCAACATCCGGTGATATCACTACAGGGCAGGCAAACAGCTCAAATGTGGCAAAAAATATTGCTGAAGGTAAAGTGGGAGGTTTGTTTAACATTAAATCAGTTCAAAAAATTAAAGAGGTACAGAAAATCGCGGTTGAAAAAAGCCGTTTGAAAATTCCGCTGCTTTTTGGTATGGACGTTATTCACGGTTACGAAACAACATTTCCAATTCCTTTAGGACTTTCTTGTACTTGGGATATGGGATTAATTGAAAGAAGTGCACAGATTGCTGCAAAAGAAGCAAGTGCAGACGGAATTAACTGGACATTCTCTCCAATGGTTGACGTTTCTCGCGATCCTCGCTGGGGAAGAGTTTCTGAAGGTTCAGGAGAAGATCCATATTTAGGAAGCCAGATTGCAAAAGCAATGGTTAATGGTTACCAGCAGCATGATCTTTCTAAAAATAATTCAATTTTAGCTTGTGTAAAACACTTTGCTTTATACGGTGCACCAGAAGGCGGACGTGATTATAACACGGTAGACATGAGCCACATTAGAATGTTTAATGATTATTTTCCTCCTTACAAAGCAGCAGTTGATGCTGGTGTAGGATCGGTTATGGCATCTTTCAACGAAATTGACGGAATACCAGCAACAGGAAATAAATGGTTAATGACAGATGTTCTTAGAAAACAATGGGGGTTCAAAGGTTTCGTGGTAACAGACTTTACTGGTATTCCTGAAATGATCGAGCACGGAATGGGAGATTTACAACAAGTTTCGGCTTTATCATTAAACGCTGGTGTTGAGATGGATATGGTTGGAGAAGGTTTCTTAGGAACGTTAAAAAAATCTTTAGATGAAGGAAAAGTAAAAATCGAAACAATCGATAACGCTGTAAAACTTATTTTAGAAGCAAAATATGATTTAGGATTGTTCCAAGATCCGTATAAATATTGTGACGAAAAAAGAGCTAAAACTGAAATCTTTACAATGGATAGCAGAAAAGAAGCACGTCAAATTGCCTCACAATCATTGGTTTTATTAAAAAATCAAAACCAATTATTACCTCTTAAAAAATCAGGTACTATTGCACTTATCGGACCATTAGCTGATGCTAAAGAAAATATGCCTGGAACTTGGAGTGTAGCTACTAAAATGGAAAATGCCGTTTCATTACTAGCAGGAATCAAAGAAGTTGCAGGAGCTGGTACTAAAGTTTTATACGCTAAAGGAGGTAATTTAGATTATGATGAAACTTTTGAAACAAACGCTACAATGTTTGGAAAAACATTACACCGTGATGCACGTTCAAAAGAAGATTTGTTAGCAGAAGCTTTAAAAGTTGCTCAACAATCAGATGTAATTGTTGCTGCTCTTGGAGAATCTGCAGAAATGAGCGGGGAATCTAGCAGCCGTACAAACTTGGAAATTCCACAAGCACAAAAAGACTTATTAAACGCTTTATTAAAAACAGGAAAACCAGTTGTTTTAGTTTTATTTGACGGACGTCCACTAGTGATTACTGAAGAAGAAAAAACAGTTCCAGCGATTTTAAACGCTTGGTTTGCGGGGACAGAAGCTGGTTATGCTATTGCTGATGTTTTATTTGGAGATGTAAATCCTTCTGGGAAATTGACTTCAACTTTCCCAAGAAGTGTTGGACAATTACCAATTTACTACGCACACAAAAATACAGGAAGACCACTTTCTAATTCTGAAGGAAAATTCGAAAAATTTAGATCAAACTATATTGACGAAAGAAACGAGCCTCTATTCCCATTCGGATTTGGTTTAAGTTATACAACTTTTGATTATTCAAACTTGAAAATTTCTTCTGATAAAATGAATTTCAGCGGGAAATTAAAAGTAACAGTTGACGTAACAAACACTGGAAATTTTGACGGAAAAGAGACGGTTCAATTATACATTAGAGATTTAGTGGGTTCAGTAACAAGACCAGTTAGAGAACTAAAAGGTTTCCAAAAAATAACACTTAAAAAAGGTGAAAAACAAACAGTAAGTTTCGACATTACTGTTGAAGATTTAAAATTTTATAACTCTGATTTGCAATTTGCGGCAGAGCCTGGACAGTTTGATATTTTCGTTGGAGGAAATTCAAATTCCGATAAGAAAGTTAGTTTTGAGTTAACTAAATAGTTGGTTTATTGATTAGTGAGAAGCCCTTCATTTGGAGGGCTTTTTTTTAAACTGAAAAACCTTTTTTGTAATTTTTTAACTACGTTTATGATGAATACGTTTAAAATATCCCGCTCGATTTTTTTATTAGCAATGCTATTTGCTTTTTTTTCTTGCAATGCACAAAAAAATGCAATTGTAGCACATCGCGGTGCGTGGAAAAATAATAACCTGCCAGAAAACTCTATTGCCGCACTTAGACACGCAATTGATTTAAAACTCCCAGGTTCAGAATTCGATGTTTGGAGAACTGCAGATGATTCTCTCGTTATCAATCATGATGCACATTACAACAAGATGCTGATTGAAGAAACCAATTATGCAGATTTGATCAAATTTAAACTTTCCAATGGAGAGAAACTTCCAACATTGCATGAATATATTTCAGAAGGTAAAAGAAACAACAAACAGACTCTTTTGGTCTGCGAAATAAAACCTTCAGAAATAAGTAAGGAAAGAGGAAAAAAGACTGCGTTAATGGCAGTTGAAACTATTAAAAAACTCAAAGCAGATAAAAACACTTGTTACATAAGCTTTGATTACGATATTCTAAAGCAGATTAGAATCGTTGATGCCGAAACTTCTTTGCAATATTTAGAAGGAAATAAATCGCCGAAAGAAGTAAAAGCAGATAAAATTAATGGTGTAGATTATCATTATTCTGTATTTCAAAAACATCCAGAATGGATACAAGAAGCCAAAGACAACAAAATTATCCTAAACGCTTGGACAGTGAATGAAGCTGCAGATATGGATTGGATTATTAATCAAAAATTCAATTACATAACAACGAATGAACCTGAACTTTTAAAGGAAAGATTAAATCTTAAAAAATAATCTTGGAACTTACCAAACAAATCTAAAAATGAAAAAGATACATAAACTGATGACCTTGCCGATTTTATTTGTGATAGTATTTAGTCACAATTTATTGGCGCAGAATTTAGGTAAAACAGAATGGTTTGATCCTAGCAGACCAGCAACAACTTATTGTAATCCCATTAATATTGGGTACAATTATACAACTCATAATCATAACAGAATTCCAGAATCGCGTCGTTCAAGTGCAGATCCTGTGATTATTACCTATAAAGGCGAATATTATTTATTTGCGACCAATCAGGCAGGTTTCTTTTGGAGTAAAGATATGTCTGACTGGAATTTTGTTTACGGAAGTTTCCAAAGAGAACCAGGCGACGATGACCAATGTGCGCCTGCAGCTTGGGTTGTAAACGACACACTATTTTACGTTGGTTCTACTTGGAAAAGAGATCATCCAATCTGGAAAACTGCCGATCCAAAATCAGGAAGATGGACACGTCACGTCGACAAAGCAATGCTGCCAACTTGGGATCCAGCGATTTTTCAGGATGATGATAAAAAAGTGTATATGTATTACGGTTCCAGCGGGAAACTGCCTCTTGTAGGTGTTGAAGTTGACTATAATACATGGCTTCCAAAAGGAAATCAGGCTGATTATGCTCAGTTATACAAAGCAACAGAAGTAGAAGATATTCAGCGTCCGTATGGGCAAATAAAAGAAGTTGCAGTTTTAGAACCTTCAGCTCACGGCTGGGAACGTTTCGGACCCAATAATGATATGGAACCTGCACCTTGGGGAAATTTTATTGAAGGAGCGTGGATGACCAAACATAACGGAAAATACTACATGCAGTATGGCGCGCCTGCAACAGAATTTAAAGGCTATGCAAATGGAGTTCATGTTGGAGATAATCCGCTTGGACCATTTACGTATCAAAAACACAATCCGATGTCTTATAAACCAGGCGGATTTGTAATTGGAGCTGGGCACGGAAATACTTTTGCTGATAATTTTGGTAATTACTGGAACACGGGAACTTGTAAAATCTCTATTAAAGATCGTTTTGAACGCCGTATAGATATGTTTCCAGCAGGATTCGATAAAGATGATGTCATGTATTCGATTACTTCTTACGGAGATTTTCCAATTGTCTTACCAACAAATCAGCGTGATCAAACGAAAGGAGCTTCATCAGGATGGATGTTACTTTCGTACAAGAAACCAGTAAAAGTTTCTTCTTCAGAAGAATGCATGGAAGTGGAAACACACAGAATGGATAACGGAGGCAAAAAAGTGTATGAGAAATTCTGTTACGGACCTGATAATCTGACAGATGAAAATATTCAAACCTATTGGTCTGCTAAAACGAGTAACCCTGGAGAATGGCTTCAAATGGATTTAGGAAGACAAATGGAAATTAATGCTTTGCAGATTAATTATGCAGATCATAAAGCAACCCAGTTTAATAAAGCAATGGATATTTATTACCAATACAAGATATTCATGTCTGATGATGCTGTTAATTGGACTTTGGTTGTAGATAAATCTAAAAATGATAAAGATGTACCACATGATTATGTAGAGCTTACAAAAGCGATTAAAGCACGTTACATC from Flavobacterium fluviale includes these protein-coding regions:
- a CDS encoding SusC/RagA family TonB-linked outer membrane protein, with protein sequence MKNFIFSFLALLLLPSYMMGQAQAIKGKVVDSSGMGIPGAIISAPESKASADADFDGNFTINAKVGETLKISMLGFDAVSVPAAAGVMSITLKEAGDTALKEVVVIGYGTRKKIDNTSAVSSLKSEEITKMKVANATQAIQGKAAGVQVTASNTPGGTPSVVIRGVGTALGGRNPLYVVDGMPTDNINNINTNDITSYEVLKDASALAIYGTRGANGVIMITTKAGKGKLTVDVDSYSGFKTALKKVKMANSEEFARYSNAAFNDPNKFSLNQPVNTNWYDAITRTGTFTENNIAISGSSESVKYFLSAANYEEKGILNGTDYSRTTIRNNNEYKISDKLKLSQNFSVTSIKNTPKPLSAFTTAYRQSPIIPVRFADGKYGVPFVNNGVAAETGSQFNSVGNPVSAVDFNDEKQQTVILQGGLKLDYDITKSLKFTSQFNGEFYTYKQYNYVDNLAIWLAADPNRVESGYDTNSLNINTLTRNRDQYFNWNLSNYLTYNKVFAEIHDVEVTAGIETNVIGTREKLTVTRKNVEANSNYWALDNVPYGPSVVGYGDVALSQKKLSSYFARFQYKLMDKYLLTGTVRRDGSSQFSDGNRWGTFPSLGAGWIVSKENFLKDSKTINLLKIRGSWGKLGNQNVPLNNQTFTSGLNYGPDSGQGISVDSSIDPNLSWEVVEELSAGFDIEMFNNRLKGSFDVYDKNTENAILYVIPLSTSGLTQRTATHVGEVSNKGYEISLRWDDKINDNLSYWVGGNFSHNQNKLSSLNNPSIAQIIGGNLGNGQNTKLLYNTSVGQPLGSFFMYEYAGVDPANGQMLYYNASGDKVPQGSLNEVNDKKYFGSVLPTLNYGVTLGLNYKNIDFSVDGYGTGGAKVYNGKKAQRFSGENIEASLTRDFWTPTNTTASNPAPFNYVPVASTYYLESADFFRINNITVGYKLPLKEDGFISFCRLYVNAVNPFITQKFSGFSPEALGDGELVTGTQGVELDAYPSLRSFVIGANLKF
- a CDS encoding RagB/SusD family nutrient uptake outer membrane protein, with translation MKRLYISLLLAGLLFSGCSDDFLDVDQTDKIPVDIEYLNTDSKATELVTSIYNQFLSWDMSSFGWNAVTSIISDDADKGSDPGDTGTDKDVIDALTYNASTPSFESVWKANYAGINRCNQALTYLPQLDKVTPALKNRLIGEAKFMRAFMYFTLVKGYGGVPIVDRLANTPLSEEDKVMQLTRKTAAEVYTFIEKDLAEAAELLPEKGTYSGNDKQRVSKGSAYALLAKVSLYQKKWQEVIDNCDKVTGYSLVSDYSLQFKKEGEFGSESIFEINGVGSPTSDLKLGIGNYTVSQAPRGAGGWGWGFNTPSQGLADAYEAGDVRRAATIIFRGSVLYDGRVVASTVTNPMYNYKAYSSDFYNVEFTDTNLRYLRYAEVLLMKAEALNELGQTGAATPLLNQVRHRANLGDTPAVSQADARTAIWKERRVELAFEHDRWFDLVRTGQAPAAMAADGKTFIVGKHELFPIPTFFIRESVGYSSQNPGGY
- a CDS encoding helix-turn-helix and ligand-binding sensor domain-containing protein — its product is MKSILLKSVFFFFIALQLQAQELLPFVENYSKSDYQGDNQIWNVAQGNDDAMYFANNHYLLRYDGVKWEKYTLPNKTIIRSILIEGDKIYSGSYKEFGYWYRKDGTMHYVSITKNLRLFDEKDNEEIWKIFRFNGSLYFQSFNDVFIYDGKTIKKIKFPFLISYCFAVDKNLYVASVKDGIFKMNGKYISNPKGWNVLKKTVVHAIEKHQNKTYIFTQKKGVFVVSKEGLKSWDNPINETLKSATINVAKFIKGEKLVIGTGNRGIFILDLKNNSYKIIERDNVLMNNSVLSLGFDKENDLWLGLDNGIAHVEVNSPISFFYDNSGILGSVYAVATINKGYLIASNHGIFEYSSGKFNMMPNTQGQGWNISLIDGKYIIGHNDGTFSYENNALKKINGVSGGWNMSKSSINDTYFQSTYSGILVYDNPADLSQYKIIKDLAKPIKYVAQNKKNEIWAADNYRGLYRVLLDDNYNTLKVENVTQQSKIQNDFGIKIFEFRKEILFLINNTWYTYNSISNKLEENALFNASFKNVTDVVSIDEDHFMVLQNDILYHIYAEGNKFVWNIIQEKYYKGKLINENLRIFKKDNYYLFNLDDGFISLKLEYENKQNSKVEIEAFSNDVLIPSQSKIKFNTELKINVISGIYGASKPNLFYKLDKEKDFVSISDGLIILNNLSSGYHSVEIFKHDGATYDKVSTYKFKVAEPWYFSFWMILLYLLIVGAVLFFYYKWNKLRYMQKLKLQAEELKHQREILEMELKKENEINLQEYEKHILELELQTKSSEVAGKSLSIAKQTEMIDKIQEILEKEKDFSKLKSEIKKAIKINEVNKHEWEIFETNLNQIHNEFIINLSKKYPHLTPKDIKLCVYLKMNLSSKEIAPMMNISFRGVELHRYRLRKKLSLTQDENLSKFLLSL